A stretch of the Uranotaenia lowii strain MFRU-FL chromosome 3, ASM2978415v1, whole genome shotgun sequence genome encodes the following:
- the LOC129757188 gene encoding acyl-CoA synthetase short-chain family member 3, mitochondrial: protein MSSRKFSCEYSSRFTKGRDCKNPLYRDVYERSINEPNAFWGELAEQLLHWNKPWEAVMDNSNPPFTKWYIGGQLNACYNALDRHVLNKAGDKVALIHDSPMTNTVRRVTYNELLDKVSRLAGGLKKLGVKKGDRVVIYMPLIPETIMAMLATVRLGAIHSVVFGGFAASELCSRIEHAEPKVIIAANCGIEPNKIIHYIDILHEAVRMSKWKPQVNIVFQRTNILVSDLDDKMDVSWESTLSDPAECVPVEANDPLYILYTSGTTDKPKGIIRPTAGHLISLMYTMNTIYGVQPNDVWWNASDMGWVVGHSYICYGPLLFGATSVMYEGKPDRTPDPGQYFRVIAEHKVSALFSVPTSFRVLRRIDPSSKFGSKYSLKSLRTIFIAGEHCDSETKKWIETTFGVPVLNNWWQTETGSAITATCVGLAQNLNPPQFTTGLPFCGYDIRVLNPDGTEAAQNELGRIVIKLPLPPGTMSSLYRNDDLFEKLYFSRFPGFYDTMDAGYMDEKGYVYVTARDDDVINVAGHRISTSSLEDAVLRHPDVADAAVFGVPEPTKGQIPLCLYIVKDGVSKTTNKLSVELIRLIREVIGPIASFRLVGRVDALPRTRSGKTMRRAMADFAADKCVRLPATIEDEKVFGNIRQVLQELGYAMHAPDPTVEVFKN, encoded by the exons GTCGCGATTGCAAAAATCCTTTGTACCGTGATGTGTATGAAAGGTCCATAAATGAACCGAATGCATTTTGGGGTGAGCTGGCCGAGCAACTGCTTCATTGGAATAAACCATGGGAAGCCGTTATGGACAACAGCAATCCACCGTTCACAAAATG GTATATTGGAGGACAGCTGAATGCTTGCTATAACGCATTGGACCGTCATGTACTAAATAAAGCTGGGGATAAAGTTGCTTTAATTCACGATAGTCCAATGACAAATACTGTTCGACGAGTAACTTACAATGAATTGTTGGATAAG GTTTCCAGGCTAGCCGGCGGTTTAAAGAAATTAGGAGTAAAAAAAGGCGATCGGGTTGTCATATATATGCCTCTTATACCTGAAACAATAATGGCTATGCTAGCAACAGTCAGATTAGGTGCCATTCATTCTGTAGTGTTTGGAG GATTCGCTGCAAGTGAATTGTGTTCTCGTATTGAACACGCCGAACCAAAAGTGATAATTGCTGCCAACTGTGGCATAGAACCGAATAAGATAATCCATTACATTGATATCCTACATGAAGCAGTCCGAATGTCCAAGTGGAAACCACAGGTCAATATTGTTTTTCAAAGAACAAATATTTTGGTATCTGACTTGGATGACAAGATGGATGTCAGTTGGGAATCAACGTTGTCAGATCCTGCAGAGTGTGTGCCGGTGGAAGCGAACGATCCACTTTACATATTGTACACATCCGGAACAACTG ATAAACCAAAAGGTATTATAAGGCCAACAGCTGGACACCTGATTTCATTGATGTACACAATGAATACAATATACGGAGTTCAACCGAATGACGTATGGTGGAATGCTTCCGATATGGGATGGGTCGTCGGTCATTCCTACATATGCTATGGACCACTGCTGTTTGGAGCCACCAGTGTAATGTACGAAGGAAAACCTGATCGTACACCGGACCCCGGACAATATTTCCGAGTGATTGCGGAGCATAAGGTCTCTGCATTATTTTCGGTTCCTACATCGTTTCGAGTTCTACGTCGAATTGATCCGTCAAGTAAATTTGGAAGTAAATACAGTCTTAAATCGCTTCGTACGATATTTATTGCAGGAGAACATTGTGATTCAGAGACAAAG AAATGGATAGAAACAACTTTTGGAGTACCTGTTTTGAACAATTGGTGGCAGACAGAAACTGGTTCAGCTATTACAGCGACTTGCGTTGGACTTGCACAGAACTTAAATCCTCCGCAATTTACTACAGGACTTCCATTTTGTGGATACGATA ttcGCGTATTGAACCCAGATGGTACCGAAGCTGCACAAAATGAGCTGGGACGTATAGTTATAAAACTGCCATTGCCACCGGGAACAATGTCCTCTTTGTATCGCAATGATGatttatttgagaaactttACTTTAGCAGATTTCCC GGTTTCTACGACACAATGGATGCCGGCTACATGGATGAAAAAGGATACGTGTATGTTACTGCACGTGATGACGACGTAATCAATGTGGCTGGACATAGAATCTCAACCTCAAGTTTAGAGGATGCTGTTTTAAG GCATCCTGACGTGGCGGATGCTGCCGTATTTGGAGTTCCGGAGCCAACTAAAGGCCAAATACCTTTGTGTTTGTATATTGTAAAAGATGGTGTAAGCAAAACTACCAACAAACTGTCAGTAGAATTGATTAGGTTGATTCGTGAAGTGATTGGTCCCATAGCATCTTTTCGATTAGTGGGACGGGTAGATGCATTGCCCAGGACAAGATCAG GCAAGACAATGAGGAGAGCCATGGCTGATTTTGCTGCAGATAAATGTGTGCGTCTACCTGCCACGATTGAGGATGAAAAAGTATTTGGTAACATCAGACAAGTGTTACAGGAACTGGGATATGCCATGCATGCACCAGACCCAACAGTAGAGgtattcaaaaactaa